The following proteins are encoded in a genomic region of Coffea eugenioides isolate CCC68of chromosome 6, Ceug_1.0, whole genome shotgun sequence:
- the LOC113774272 gene encoding actin-like — MKLVQNKAAYVALNIQQELELAKKIPSPVNEEYELPCGHFMNFRSQRFRNPEALFQPSSARFVKDGENVGVHKMIINSIMKCDIGIRNYLFKNIMLTGGSTLFPGFAEGITKEILELGSSTLAFKFSDLIAREINHKFANKMFKNVAPPNRMYNACVGGSVLALLNTFEQASPFKTQFYVNFCQVSGT, encoded by the coding sequence ATGAAACTTGTGCAGAATAAAGCAGCTTACGTTGCTCTGAACATCCAGCAAGAACTGGAGTTAGCAAAGAAAATCCCTTCACCAGTTAATGAGGAATATGAGTTGCCTTGCGGGCATTTCATGAATTTCCGTTCACAGAGATTTCGAAATCCCGAGGCTCTCTTCCAGCCTTCTTCGGCAAGATTCGTTAAAGATGGGGAAAACGTAGGTGTGCATAAAATGATCATCAACAGCATCATGAAATGTGACATTGGTATCAGGAATTATTTGTTTAAGAACATTATGCTTACCGGTGGCTCGACTTTGTTTCCTGGTTTTGCAGAGGGTATTACCAAAGAAATTTTGGAGCTTGGCAGCTCGACTTTAGCCTTCAAATTTTCTGATCTAATTGCTAGAGAAATCAATCATAAATTTGCCAATAAGATGTTCAAGAATGTGGCACCGCCCAATAGGATGTACAACGCATGTGTTGGAGGCTCAGTTCTAGCATTACTCAACACTTTTGAACAGGCAAGTCCTTTTAAGACTCAATTTTATGTTAATTTTTGCCAAGTTTCTGGTACCTAA